AGAGGAGGGCTCCCAGCAAActgggaacattcccagaacattaccTAACATACCCATTAaggacttccgccgaagtcagttcctctccttgttcgggtggtgttcggcggtcgatgccaccgaccttctagccatcgctgatccattttttcattttccattggttttgtcttgtcttccttcacacctggttccaatcccatcaattacatgttgtgtattcaaccctctgtttcccctcatgtccttgtcggagattgtttgATTGTATGTTATGTGCAAGTTATGTTTTGGTGTGTGACGGGTTATGTATCCActtttattattttgtatattttgttTTTTGTAGTTTTGTGAGCAGTTATTAAACgactccgtttataccaagttcgttctcctgcgcctgacttccctgccaccaacacccGCCCATTACAGTTCTAGTTAGGATTTTATCTAACACTATGATGATACAGTAACATCCCAAAAACATTCAATAGAATGTTTTTCataacaaaatgtttttttcttcagAAAATATTTTAAATGAAATATCCTTGATATTCCTAACGTTCagtaaaatgttgtgcacaacatctgtaaccacagaacattccccaaacGTTCTCATTAGGTTTCCAGGTACTTTAATgtaataacacaatgtaccagTAATAATTTTAGAACATATTGCCGCGACAACATGTGAATGCAATAGAAATGGTTCTAGAAAACATTACTGGAACATTCTGCTAATATTGATTGAGATTAAAAACACTCATAACAAGAAGCAGGGAATATTCCCACAATGCTCTCATGAAGTGATAGTGTGACGTTATGACATGATTGTTCCAATAACGTTCCCTAAACATTCTTCAGAAATCTTGTCTGGATTCCATTAAATGAGTTCTGACATTACTGGAACATCCCACTAACATTGATGTGTAATGTAACATTATTATATGAAGTTTCCAAACTTTTAAAGAAATGGCATTTCAGTCTTCTTACATCATTATATTTTATTAGAATATTGTCCAAACATAGCTATCTTTTTTTAAAGACAGATTTGAACCTGCGATCTGCAGGCTACTTAGTCAGCTTCGCCACCAGGATCCTAATGTTTCTAGTGGATTTCCCTTTGTACTGAAATCCTTAAATCATAACCCAAACTATGGCTATATGTCTTAGTACATATTCACATCTATTTAAACCTCACCACAAACTGCCAGGCAATAATTTAATCAAGTTTGTATGAGATAAAAATCATAAAACATTCAACTTTACAGTATATAAAGATTAGTAGAGTAGGAAATAATAGACAATACTTATTTTTCTACATTTAGTCATCTTCACTTTTGCAAAGACAAAGACCACAACCTGGAAGTCAGAGTAAAGGTGTAACCAGCTTTATATTTGTGTTAGTCCCAGTGGCTCAGTGGATTGATTCCAGGGATAACACTCCAATGCTCCTGGGGTCGGTCAACAAAATATGGTAAAACTATGTTTGTACAATAACATTTCAGGTAAATTGTCATGTGATTCCAAATAATTGCCATTTGTGTTTGTGCATAGATTGTTGTACAACTAACTTCCTCAACAGTAAGATAACATATGAACATGAACACATTGACTAGGGGACAACTAGATTTGAATCATTCTGGAAACATTCTATAAACATTGAGGGAATGTTTTGTGCTCCCTGATACGAACATGGTAAGAATGTCATCACAACTGGACAGATTTTGGGAACCTATGTAGTGTCATGTACCCACTGTTCCCACATCCTAATGAAATATTCTGGGAAACGTTGAAGTACTCAGAACGGCTGTTCTGTTAACATTCTTGCAACCTCAAAGGAATGTTTTGTGCACCGTGAAACAAATGTCTGAATGTCAGCACAACTGGACAATGTTCCCAAAACCTAATTAAATGTTTTAGGAAATTTGAAAGAACATAaaaaaatgtgttctgggaaagTTCTTGCAACTATTAAAGACCATAAGAACAATATTCTGGGAGCATTCTTGTAACATCAGGTAAATTATTTTTATACCCTAAAAGAAACATTGTATAATCATccacacaactggacagttttggTGTTTTGGCGAAAATATATTTTGTGATGTcaccacaatgttcccaccagactgttcccaccagactgttcccacaacccaatgaaacattctgggaaccttttaaAGAACAGACTAAATTTTGTATTGGGAAAGTTCTTACACGTCAGGTGAATGTTTTATACAAACACTATTGTTATGAGAACATTTGCCTCAACCTAGCGAATGTTATGGGAACTTTTACAGAACTAATTTTGGTTTGCTGGGCTCTGTCTTTAACCTTTGAGCGTGATGCTAATTGTGCTAAGTGGAGTGGCTTAATAGACTGGAAAATAGTCCCATAACTCTCCCATAGAGCCAGCTATGACCTTCTCAGAGACAACAGTCCATGgccgttctctctcctccactggcTTTATGATATTAAACGCCACACCGTTGGGTTCCTCAGAATAATTAAATCAAATAAATTATAGCACCTAGGCAGAACCATCTTGTAGTTTAACCCAATTATAGTGCACTGTAAAGCTAATTATTAAGCGTGATTACAATTTGTTTAATTTGAATAAATGTTCCCATTAGAGGGTTCATCCCAGTCACtgactccacctcctcctccttcatatcTCTATTCTCGCTCTctgcccccctttctctctctcattctatcactccatccatccttcaCAATCTGACCTTCACAAAATGGCCTCCTCCTTCACCCCTGGTGGGCAGTAGAGCATGGAACCTCCTACCTCCGGGATGAGTCACATTTGTTTATGTCTGTGGTGTTTATGACTGGGGTGTGTTGTTGAAAATCTAGAACATAGACTGAAAATGAGGAGTGCTGCTGTGCTTTAGTAagatgtctgtctttctgtcccgTGAGATCTCTGTGTCTATAAGCTATTTCTAGTGTTAGCCTTAGATTTTCTGCCATATATTTTCCTGATTACCCTGATGTAGATGTGGGTCTATATGCTCAAGAGGGTCTTAAGGCCATGGACAGTTGTTTACGAACTCAAACAGTTTATTGAAATGGGAAACTAATATGAAAAGAAGGACCATATCATATGTCAGGTTAAATTCAGTTCTACAATTATGTATACAGCAATTTATATATGAAACATCTCCACAATCATTACAAACATTAGTAGCCTATTTACACATTTCAACATTAAAGTTCTAATGCTTTCTGCCTGAGCCAACGTGTTGTTTTGCCAATATGTTTGCAAGGTAATGATATACAGTAGCTAGCATATACAATTTCTAGCATTGTTGAATGCAGAAATTATATACAATTCTTTTACACACATCTCTAACACAGATAATCTGGCACCTAGACAAAACCACATAGATATTAGCACACTAAACAACACACAAAACCACATAGATATTAGCACACTAAACAACACACAAAACCACATAGATATTTCATCAATAGAGTCAAGGTGTGAAGCAGGTTTTTCTCGTTTATCTCGTTGAGTGCTTTGAAATAATAATGGGTTTGTTTAATTTCTTTTCAATGAACTCTGTCTGAAACCTTGAAGGTTTGTAGCGTGTGCCAAAACTTtggctcagcaggctaacacagtctatTGGCGCACATCAATGGCCAAAAAGGCAGTGCCAAAGATACGATGAGTCTATGTACTGTATCTTGCCAGGTCGCCTACACAAAAATATGTTTTCAAACTCAAAGttctttcctggttaaataagacATCTACAGCGGTTTCTCCCGGAATAGGATCTGGGCGTAGACAGTGTCAGAGCTGGAATGGCTGGATGCTAGAGGCtcggggatggagagagaagacggagaggtgGAGCAGGAGGGCGTTTCAGGCCTGGGTCGTACTAGCTCCAACTCTGCATACGTCAGGCTGTCCTCCTCATAGACGCTcgactggaagagaggagaggagtggaaaaggAGAATTAAAGGTTGACATAGTTAAAACCTCTCTCCCTATCATTTGCAGTCATTGAAGGTATTTGTTTATAACAGGATAACATTTAGTATAACAGGAGAACACTGTGTAGTGGAAGAACTGGACAGGGATCTAAGGAAGGGGAATTGTCTGTAGTGGTAGATCATTCGGTATAAAAGGACCTCTATCCCATGTCCTCAGATCCCTTTCTAGTCACACTAATCCAATCAGCAATCTGCGGCGAGCGACTCATTCAGGTCCTTCCTTGCCAATCAAATTCAGACCAGGTGAATTACAACCAATTAGAGCAACCCTTTGCTACCGACAGATTGAAAAATAATTGGTGATCCTCTGATTTTTTTGTTGTGGTCAATATTTTTATGACTGAATAAATAATTGTGTTGGGGAAGCAATACAATTGACTAGAATTGGCAGGCTCATAACAGGAGGACAGAACATCAATAATAACAGTAGAGAACACATACAACAGCCCTCTGAGACCAGCTCCCTTAGCTTCTATGCCCAATAACTCAATTGAAAAATATATGAAAATGTGCTTTTAAATGTAAACCTTGTACAATTTGTAAAAAATAGATTAAACTCAGAAAATGATTAATAAAGGATATGACTCAGAAGGCAGAAATCCtgtaatgtaataatataacattaatgtgttgtaatgGGCTGAGGGTGTGGGTGAACAATAAGAGGAGCCCTTACCCTAACCGGCCTCCTGGGCTGGCTCTTTAAACGTAGAGGCTTCctgggactctgtctctctgtagctacAGGCACTGGAACAGAATAACATGATTGATTTCTACTAGGTCGAAACTGTAATAGGTATTCTAAGTTCTTGTTTATCTAGGATTATCTATCTATTCTCATAGAAATACTAGAATGGACATTCCCATTCTGGTCAACGTTCTGTGCTGGTTGCGGACCGGTGGCCAATTTTGACATAGCCATGAATGTATTGTCAAATTGCCATGGTCTAAAGGTGTTTCCCCATTCTAGTCATTATATTTGAATGCTACTGTTGTGAGGTCATTCTTGAGTACATAGATGTATTGTACCTTTATCTACTCTGTGTCGCGGTGTCTCTGGTTCTCTGGGTGTGTTTCTCCTGCATGCTTTGTGTCTCTTCTCCTTCCTGTGGTTTCCAGGAGACAGGCTGGAGGAGCTCACTGAACTGGTCACCGTCTCTCCAGAGCTGGGGTTACACAGGAACAGCAGGGGTTAACATTAGTGGGTGTTTAAGCAGCAACGAACGTCAATCACCCTTATAAGATATAAGTTATTTTAGAAAGACGTAACTTTGGAAGTTGCCTAAATTGTATTAATCTATGATCTTCCAAGTTGTATACAGTATTAATGTGAAGACTTACCAGCTCTCTGGACACTTGACCAGGTAATAACTGGCTGTAGAGAAGAGAAGTCAGAGTTAGGGGCTAAcagggggcagcaggtagcctagtggttagacctttggaccagtaaccgaaaggttgctagatggaatccctgagctgacaaggtaaaaaccggtcgttctgcccctgaacaaggcagcactgttcctaggctgtcattggaaaaaaaaaaagttcttaactgacttgcctaattaaataaaagtTACAAAAACAAACAATGATGGTACAgaattacagtgaaatactgttTCTTTCTTTAAGCCAAGCACACAAGGCTACGAAACACAAGTGACGGGGAAGATAAATTGTAACCTTTGAGTGTGTGTTTACCTTTTTTGAGTGTATGACGTGTGTGCAGGTACTGGCAGGTGAGGACCAGCGTGAACAGGAAGATGGAGAGCAGTCCCAAGGAGCAGAGGAGCACTGCACACAGGTACACATCTGGAACACACATACATGTTTTACTATCAAAGTGGGGACACATCTATAACACATCTGGAAGAGTAAGACAGGCACAGGAATGTCATGTTTTGATTCCAGATTGGGTTTGTTTCTGATTAGAAAGAAGTGTAACACTAGTGCTAATGTTGTCAGTACAGGACAAAGATGGGCTGAGTAAAGACATATGAGAAAACTCTACCTCCAAATAGACGCCACACTCCCTCATCGCTCCTGTCCAGTGGGATGTATACTGACATAAAAAGAGAACATTGGATACAGTAAGTGAAAAATCAGTAGATATTGGTAATATAAATGTCAAGTGCTTCATTTTACTCACCTGTGGGCAGAGTTAGCACTTTTCTAGACTTTACAATTGGTTTCAATTGACATCAAGTGCTAAATCAAGTGCACCTCAAGTATTTGTCATACTActttgtgtactgtatgtatttgacCCAGATCTGAACATTAGCATTTCATCTAATGTAGTCTAAGAAACTCAATGAAAACAGTAGAGTTGAATGTTTGCTGAAGACAGAGGAAAACTGAAATATGTATGTTAGTGAAATGGTACATTCTTTGTGTGCATTCACCCATGGCAGCAGACAGACTCCCTCAGTGGTTCACAGAAATACACTGAAATACACCCAGGCCCAGACCGCCATCAgactgaggcagagagagatgactGCAGGGCATGCCAAACCCACACAACCCCACAAACAGGGCTGGCTGGAGAGTGAGGGGGTTCCCCCATCTACAAGTCTACTGAGTTGTGCGGGCGTGCACAGTATGAATGTGTGTGGATATGAGTGTGCCAGATAAGGCTTTCAGTATGAGCCAAGGGCAtttaggagaatagaggagaggcgtgagattgaggagagatggaggatagacaaaggagaggagagatgagaggtgttCTACATACTTAGCCTCTGAACCTGTAAATGAGATTTTAATATGCCTCTTTATAACAGGGAGTGATACAACATTAATACTGACTCACTTCAGTTAACCTGAGATGGCTTTCTTTTCTTACCACCCATATAGCATATCTGCTCCAGGTACATTGAGATAATGCTGTCATGTTTACATT
The Oncorhynchus nerka isolate Pitt River linkage group LG28, Oner_Uvic_2.0, whole genome shotgun sequence genome window above contains:
- the LOC115113419 gene encoding V-set and transmembrane domain-containing protein 4-like; amino-acid sequence: MNFSSVMYVILTRALIAGVCEALNVTVIPGPVVMVSEGENLNLSCLVSQKKRSNSFLVLRWLFSPPPPSFPPLPPSPSPPLPEQLIVKLTMKKIQIYGNYSCRFSQPKFHLYEEREGSTEGEVYGLLVLNVTRRDRGFYTCRVQEIRRHRNSWKASSNGTSAAQLTVYIPLDRSDEGVWRLFGDVYLCAVLLCSLGLLSIFLFTLVLTCQYLHTRHTLKKASYYLVKCPESCSGETVTSSVSSSSLSPGNHRKEKRHKACRRNTPREPETPRHRVDKVPVATERQSPRKPLRLKSQPRRPVRSSVYEEDSLTYAELELVRPRPETPSCSTSPSSLSIPEPLASSHSSSDTVYAQILFREKPL